Proteins from one Oncorhynchus tshawytscha isolate Ot180627B linkage group LG16, Otsh_v2.0, whole genome shotgun sequence genomic window:
- the tmem51a gene encoding transmembrane protein 51a, whose protein sequence is MLSSVEVPPNRPVASNHHNSPGNSGSQYALCALGVGLVALGIVMIVWSVVPSDMAGNNSSGTGGGNPKPDTRGRTSSVAFVLVGAGVAMLLLSLCLGMRNKQREQQVLLEAQTLGAGNVATSEDDGETAEERAQRYTVPSYEEVVGSGEYPIRQSNLRHSSSQLPSYDDLVDGVQMELEGSDVTQTSPASANPASSAVPNRRTGRTGLKLLPLKIRRIKSEKLFMNNTDNSQPPGGITIEPLTPPPMYEDKAPQL, encoded by the exons ATGCTCTCCAGTGTTGAGGTGCCCCCAAACCGCCCTGTTGCCAGCAACCACCACAACAGTCCCGGAAACTCAGGTTCCCAGTATGCCTTGTGTGCCCTGGGGGTGGGACTGGTGGCCCTGGGCATTGTCATGATCGTATGGAGTGTGGTGCCCTCCGACATGGCCGGGAACAACAGCAGTGGCACCGGAGGAGGGAACCCGAAACCGGACACTAGGGGGAGGACTTCATCGGTGGCCTTTGTACTGGTCGGGGCTGGAGTGGCCATGCTCCTGCTGTCCCTGTGCCTGGGGATGAGGAACAAGCAGCGGGAGCAGCAGGTGCTGCTAGAGGCCCAGACTCTGGGGGCAGGCAACGTAGCTACCAGTGAGGACGACGGAGAGAC GGCAGAGGAGCGAGCCCAGAGGTACACTGTGCCCAGCTACGAGGAGGTGGTAGGCAGCGGCGAGTACCCCATACGCCAGAGCAACTTGCGCCAcagctcctcccagctgccctccTACGACGACCTGGTGGACGGTGTGCAGATGGAGCTGGAAGGGTCAGATGTCACCCAGACGTCACCCGCTTCCGCTAACCCTGCCTCCTCTGCTGTGCCTAACCGCCGCACTGGGCGAACGGGCCTCAAGCTCCTTCCCCTTAAGATCCGGAGGATTAAATCGGAGAAGCTCTTTATGAATAACACGGATAACTCTCAGCCACCGGGAGGGATCACTATTGAGCCGCTCACTCCGCCACCAATGTATGAGGACAAAGCACCCCAGCTCTGA